The following is a genomic window from Adhaeribacter radiodurans.
AAACAAACCAACTCATTTCCAGGAACGAAACGGCAAGTTTTAACATATGGCAACTAACACCTTAAAATCCGAAATTAAAGCTTTATTGCACGAAGGTACTGTAATTCCCGCGCACCCTTTGGCCTTAAATGCAGCCCGCCAATTAGATGAGCAGCGCCAGCGCGGCTTAACCCGTTACTATATGGCTGCTGGTGCCGGTGGAATAGCCGTTGGCGTTCATTCAACCCAATTTGAAATAAGGGACCCGGAAGTTAATTTGTATGAAACCGTATTAAAACTAGCCGCCGAAGAAATAGCAGAGGCGCAATTAACTCGTCCGTTTATAAAAGTAGCCGGTATTGTGGGCCCGACCGCGCAAGCTACGGAAGAAGCCGAAATAGCAGTAAAATACGGTTATGATTTGGGTTTATTAAGCATGGGCGGCTTACAAAACTGGACCGAAGATGAGATATTGGATCGGGTAAAAGCCGTAGCTGATGTTATTCCTATTTTTGGCTTTTACCTGCAGCCCAGCGTAGGTGGCCGCATCTTTACTTATGATTTCTGGTATAAGTTTGCGCAGATACCCAATGTACAAGCTATTAAAGTGGCTGCTTTTAACCGCTACCAAACCTTAGATGTTGTGCGGGCGGTTTGCTATTCTCCCCGTCGGGATGAAATTGCGTTATATACAGGTAACGATGATAATATTATTGCCGATTTACTAACAACTTATAGATTTGAAGTTGACGGAATTATAAGACAAAAGGAATTTGTCGGTGGTTTGTTGGGCCACTGGGCCGTTTGGACGAAGAAAGCAGTTGAACTATTAACTGCAGTTAAAAATGTAAAACAGGCAGGAGACGCCTCTATTTTTTCAGAATTGCTGACCCGCAATATCGAAGTTACGGATATGAACGCCGCTATTTTTGATCCGGCTCATGGTTTTCATGGCTGTATTCCGGGCATTCACGAGGTACTGCGCCGCCAAGGTTTACTAGAAGGACGTTGGTGCCTCAATCCAGAAGAGGAATTATCACCCGGGCAAATGGAGGAAATTAACCGCGTGTGCGCTGCTTATCCGCATCTGGTGGATGATGCTTTTGTGCGGGATCTCTTGGAAAGAGAAATGCTCGCAAAATAAATGGTTGTGTTTAGCCAATTTCTATGCTACTATTGAATTAAAAGGAGGTAATGCGGACTTCTACTACTTCAATAAAGGTGTAAACTGTTTTAATATATCATTAAATTAATAAATTCTTCATGAATAACGAAAGCATAATTGATGCCTTGAAAGTGGATATTTCCGCTACACGTAGTGAGTTGGGTTTTAAAGCAGCAAAAATGGTGGCAAGCAAAATAATAGAATTATTGAGCCAACAGCAACTCGTGAACATCATTTTTGCCGCAGCTCCTTCTCAGAATGAATTTCTGGAAGAGCTATCTAAAAATGATGCAATTGCCTGGGAACGTATCAATGCCTTTCATATGGATGAATATGTTGGCCTGCAGGAAGATGCGCCACAACGTTTTGGTAATTTTTTAAAAATTCGTTTATTCGGTAAAGTACCATTCCGTTCTGTAAATTACCTGAATGGATTAGCCGAAAATATACAAGAAGAGTGCGCCCGATATACTGCCTTATTAGAATCTAATCCGACGGATATTGTATGCATGGGTATCGGCGAAAATGCACATATTGCCTTTAACGATCCGCACGTGGCCGATTTTAACGATCCGCATTTGGTAAAAATAGTGGATTTAGACGAAGCTTGCCGGCAGCAACAAGTAAACGATGGTTGCTTTACTACGTTAAATGAAGTACCAACTTATGCTTTAACTTTAACGGTGCCCGCTTTAATGCGTGCCAAATACGCATTTTGTATAGTTCCTGGACCAACTAAAGCTCAGGCCATTCACAATACGCTGCAAAGTGACATTCAGGAATTATACCCGTCAACAATTCTGCGAAAACACCCGGAAGCTATTTTATTTATTGATAAAGAAAGTAGCGGATTATTATAGCGGCTAAGAATTGAAAATGAATTTGTTTGGTTTACTAAAACCCGCAGGCTTATACCTGCGGGTTTTTAGTTTTATACCATTTTAGTGTAGATGGAAATTTTAGAACAAACACGGAATAATTTTAAAATTCTGAATAAGATGAAAGTATTTTTCTGAACTTCCGGCCGGAAAAAGTGGGTATCTCCATGTTGTTAGCACATGTCTAAATTTAAAAATTGAAGCTCGCCGCTTCTTTATCCCTTCTATTTTTTAAAAATTATTAAATCAAAAGATGTTCTAACGAAAGTTTAATTGCATAGGCAATGCATTAACAGGAATGGCTATGTAATCATACGGGATGTAAGTTATACTGGCATAATAATTTACATGCAAATCACCAATGGCATTAATGCAATCTGCCTACAAGCTTAACAACTTTTTAATTACGTGTTATTTAGTTATTTAATAGGTTAGTTTAAAAATAGGTGCTTCACTTCTGTTTTAATTATTTTCAAAAGCTTACTTTTTTTATTAAAAAGTTTTAAAAGCTTGTTTTATTTTAAAAAAAAAGGTTCTTTTAAGAATAAATAAAAAACATTCTTTGCTATGCTCCTAAACCGAAATAGAAACATTTGGTTCACGTTGTTTTGTGCTGTTATTCTTCTGTCTTATAATGGACAGCGTGCGTTTGCCGCAATAGATAAAAACATAGGCTCAGTTGTGCAGGTTAATGATTCTTTGAGTTTTATTTCTCCACTACGTCTCCGGGGTTTTAGCCTTCTGCCAGCACCGCAACAAGTAGAATTGGGCGCTAAGAATATTGTGGTTGACGGGTCATGGTCGGTAGATTCAAAAGTAAGCATAGAGGATATTGCTGTTCGAAGACTGCTTGAAGGCGCGTCGGAGCTTCATGGATTAAATTTCGCGAAAAAAGGAGGGAAAAAGATTACACTTGCCGTCAAACCCGGAACAGTAAAGGCTACCAGTGATCCGGCGCTCAACGATCAGGGTTATTTGTTGGGGATTACCGCTGATAAGATCGAAATTACCGGTAACAGCCCAACCGGGCTTTTTTACGGGGTTCAAAGTTTGCTACAGTTACTCCGGCGGGACCCCGCCGGGCGGCTCATTGCTCCGGAAGCGGTAATTCGCGACTGGCCGGCGGTGCAATTGCGGTTTGTGCATTGGGATACGAAACACCATCAGAAACGCATGGAAACCATGAAGCGCCTGATCGATTGGCACGCCTTCTTTAAAGTAAACATGGTTGCCCTGGAGATTGAAGATAAATACGAATTTCCGCGACATCCGATTATTGGTGCTCCAGGTGCTTACACCAAAGCAGAGTTACAGGAACTAACCCGTTACGCCCTAGAGCGGCACATTCAGATTGTTCCTAATATTCAGGCTCCGGCACACATGGCGCACGTTCTGAAACATAAAGAATTTGAGCATTTAAAGGCCGAACCTGAATCTAATTACCAGGCCTGCATGTGCGACGACGAAGCCATCAACCTGATTTTCGACATGTACCAGGATATGATTGATGCCACACCCGGTGTTGACTATTTTCTGGCTTCTACGGATGAAGTGTATTACGCCGGCATCTGCGCCAAATGTAAACGGCCTTACAATCCGGAAAACCGAAGTCTAGCGTGGGCCGAGTTTGCTGTAAAAGCCCATGACTGGCTGGCGAAACGTAATCGCCGGATGATTGCCTGGGTGGAATACCCCCTGCTTCCGCAGGATATTTCGCGCCTGCCTTCCGATATAATTAATGGCATAATGGGCGAAGACAAGGAATTTTTGGACAATCAGCGCAAAATAGGAATGCGGCAACTTGCCTACAGTTCCATCCAGGGGGGCGAGCCGCTTTTTTCGGATTATTCCAGGTATCCGGCATACGTAAGCACTGTACGTAATGGCATTAAAGCAGGCGCTAATCCCATCGGAAGTTTTGCTGCCGCCTGGGACGACAGCGGCTTGCACGAAGAAGTGTTTCATCTTGGTTGGGCCACTATTACGCAATATGCCTGGAACCCCTATGGGCCAGCATATGAACAAACCATGGCCGATTTTTTAGATGTGTTTTACGGAGCAAACAGTCCGGATATAGCCTCTGCCTACAAACTTCTGAATGAAGGCGCACAATTTTTTAGAAGAGGTTGGGATGAGGTAACCAGCACCGAGCGCCCTTCCAGTTACGGAAACAGCTTCGGCAAAGGAATTGGCACCGAACGAATGGACGATTTTCTCCGGCTTCCGGAGATTCCGCTAGATAAGAATTTAAAATCCAATACCAAATACACCACCGATCATAGCAAGATTATTGCGCAGGCAGAAGAATTAGAAGTAAAAAATGATGAGTTAATCAATAAGCTTGCCCGATACATGACACAGATTGACCGCAACCGTTATAGCCTGGAAGTTTATTTATCAATTGCTTACCTGGAGCGTTACTTTATTAAAACCGTACTTGCGTTTCGCGACGCCGAGCGCACCTTTGAGCGTGCCCAGGCCGCTTCGGCGGCCGGGAAACACGAAGAAGCTGTTGGGTTCCTGATAGAAGCCAGCAACAAGATAGGCGCTCTCGACAACTGGAGTAAGGGAATGTGGGAAAACGTTACGGAGGTATGGGAAAAAAGCCGGTATGAAAAAAATCCTGATATAAACGGACGTAAATTTGTGCATGTGCAGGACGATGTAAAAGATCATTTTGCGGACCGCCGGAAAGGCTTGGATTATATGATCGCTCCTTTCCAACGGACAAATCTGCCGGGCTGGCAGAATAAGCTGAACGAAAGAATAAAACAATATGCCGCTGCAAACAAAGTTCCGGTGAAAGGACTGGCTGAAAAACGCCTGGAAGACTAACCCACTATACCCGGATAGAAAGGTTAAAGAAAAATACTTTTTTCTCCGGAGAAGATATCAGGCAGTAAATTGTTGATATGGACAAAAACCACTCAACGATTTACCGCTTTTTTTATGAGTCATCCTGAACGGTAAAAAAGCAGGCATCAGAAGTAATATTGAGTTTAATGGCTGTAAAAAATGCTCTTTATAAGCTATTTTCCACAGGTCTTTAAAGTACGCTCGGGCTCAAATGAAAATTTAAATACTCTATTAGAAGAACGCCTGCTTTTATCAACTGGAAGCTAAGTACTTCCAAAATAGAATCTAAGTCAGCATCGTTTTTCTTTAGCTGATATTAGAAAATAGAAAAAAAGTATTAAAAATCTGGATTCTACAAGTTTTCATTTTCTCAATTTAATCATAATAACTAAAAAGGTAATAAAGAAGGTGAATGCTACTGTGGCATTAGGGGAAATGTATTTATAATTAAAGCTTTTGAAAATTAAATGATAAATAAAATGAAAATTTTATTCTAATCGTTAAAATCAGATGGGGTAAAATTAATAATTGCATAAAAAAGAGTTAATAGGGTTCAAATTAGAGCAATGCACATAACATATTAGATATTGTTCAGATTTTATTTTTTTATTAGTTCAAGATAAATGTATGGTGATTCTTGAAAAAGAAAGAAAATAGTTAATAAAGGTAAGGAAACGAATGTTTTTGTGTTTTTTATTATTAGTTTTGTTTAATACTTATATTTTAAAATAATAGAATATGCAACACCTCGGGCTGGATTTTCGGACTTTAAATGAAAAAGGTGCATTCCATACGGCAAAGGAAATAGCGCAGCAACCGGAGATCTGGTTAAGCGTTTGGGAGATGATTTATAAAAACAGCTCAGCAATTAACAAGTTTCTGGACAAAGTCTTACCAAAAACAAAGCGGATTATACTAACGGGCGCCGGCACCAGTGCATTCATAGGGCGTTCCTTGTCAGGCGTATTCCAGCGAAATACCAAAATTATAACAGATGCCATATCCACTACTGACTTAGTGTCTGACCCGAAAGATTATTTGGACCCAGATACGCCTTTACTGATGATTTCCTTTGCCCGATCAGGAAACAGTCCTGAAAGTATTGCCGCGGTTGTTCTGGCAGATACTCTTTGCAATACCTGCTTTCATTTAATCATTACCTGCAATAGCGATGGCGAGCTTGCCAGGAATGGCAGAGCTGATGAAGAGCGCAGACACGTGATAACTTTACCCAGTGAAGCGAATGACAAGAGCCTTGCCATGACCAGTAGTTATACGGGAATGTTACTGGCTGGCATTCTTATTTCGCAAATGCAAAACGTTGAGGCAAACAAAACTACGGTTGATATTTTGAGTAATTACGGCAGAAAAATTATCAATGATTACAGTGCAGATTTTCGCATGATCGCGGCAAAAGACTTTAAGCGCGCCGTTTTTCTTGGTTCCGGCCCTTTACAAGGTACAGCCACTGAATCGCACCTGAAACTTCAGGAGCTGACGGACGGCAGAATTATTTGTAAGGATGATTCCTTTCTTGGGTTCCGACATGGCCCGAAAGCGGTTGTTGATAATACCACATTGGTAGTATATATTTTTTCAAGCGATAGCTACGTTTTGAAATATGAAATCGACATGGTTGCCTCCATGAAAAAAGGAAACCGTCCGCTGCTGGAGATTGGAATTATGGAAAAGCATATCCCAGAACTTAATCTGGATTATACATTCTGTTATTCTGAAGATAACCAGAGCTTACCTAAAGAATTTCTGTCAGTATGCAGCGTTTTACCTGCTCAGTTACTCGCATTTTTTAAATCTTTTCAACTGGGACTCCGCCCGGATTCACCCTCGGAAACAGGTGCTATTTCCCGGGTCGTGGAAGAATTTCCTATTTATGAACTAACAGATAATCATTTCTAGGCCGGAATTAGATACCGGATGTCAACAGTAGCAGAATACTACAAAGTGCAGATTGAAAGTGTGTTATATGAGTACAAAAAGTCAGAATAATGACCTGCTTAAAACTCCTGATGAAACCAATCAGTACATTTTTGTGGTCGAAAGTGAGGATTCGCTGCACATCTCCATAAGACTTTATAATATTTTTTCGCGCCGTCGCATTCCTGTCCTGGATTTTCAAACCAGCAGATTGAACGGTGGTGAGCGGCAACGGATGTTAATTATTATTGAAGAAACAAAAGAAAACGTGTTAAAATTACAAAGTCAGCTTTTGCGGCAGGTAGAGGTAATAACTGTAAATCTTTTCGAGCCAGTATCAGAAAAAACAGGCTTTTAAAGTCATAAAAGTCTACTCGTAAGCACTCTCTATAAATATGAATGCAAGTACCGCCCCCTTAATGTGTCCTTTAGGAGGCTAAAAAGTTTTGAGGAATAGAATATTGCTTGTGCCCAGTGTAATAAATAACATAATTTAAATTGTATGATAGGAAAATACTGCGTTTGTTTTGTTTTCTTTCTTTTATGGACTGGGATATTGCAAGCGCAAATACTGCCAAAGGCTATTTTGGGGCAGCTATCTTCTATGGATACTCGGGAAATGGTTGCTCTCACTCCTCATGCTACAACAATCCTTAATAGTAACATTTTTACAGATCCTAGAGGTGATGTAAAAATATCTAATCTTCGGCCGCGTCTGTTCGTGAGGGCTGATGAGGACAAGACCGGGGTCGGACTTACTATTTCGGAATTGCGGTTGAGAAGCGAGGATTCAACCTACAAGGATTGGATTAATTACACCGGGGGAATTAACGGATGGGAAAGCTTGCCCGCAATGGCGATGCAGTATTTACTTAAAGGAGATAAAAAGATTGCGCAATCGGTAGGTGAATATATCGCCAACACTCCTTACAATTTTGGGGAGCATACCTCTGCTGCCGCCATGGTTTATAATAGCGCGATTGCGTTTGACTGGGTCAGGATGGCGTTGCCGAAGGAGATGGCATCAAAGATCTGTGCCCGGTTGGTCGAAGGGGCGGAACATCTCAAAGGTGGAGTAGTTACTCCCTCCATCAACCATAATTATACTTTTGTATCTATGTACGGGGTGGCAATGGCAGCGATGGCCATTCATGGGGAAAGCGATGCTTATGACCAGAAGGCAGCAGAATATCTTAGCCTATTAAACCAGCTGCTGTTGGATGATCACATGTTATTTGCAACATTAAAGGCCAAACAAGGAACTTGGGGGGAGGGCAATCATTATACACCATTTGTGGTGTTTTATCCGATGCTTATGACCTTGAACGGACTTAGCACTGCTACCAGCCGGGATTACTTTAGCATCATAAGAGAGAACTATGATGATTTTCTTGTCCCGATGTCAAAATTTATTATAGCCAACTTCCGGCCGGATTTTACCATGGAGCGGATTGGTGACGTAACTACGCGGGTCGTTCCTCACAAATCCTTCCTGCGCCCGTTTATAGATTTAATGGCTCTGAAGATCAACGATCAGACTCTACAAGGGCAGATACATTCCTTCTCTAAACAGTTGTCAGTCTATTACGGAGCCGATCTGGTGTCGGATCCGTACCATTGGATGATGCTGGTTAATTACAATGCTAAAATTCCTGATAAGCCGGCCTACACTACTTTACCAACTGCCATGCGCCTGGGAGAAAACTCTTATGAGCATATTATGTTTAGAAGCGATTGGAGCGAAAATGGTACTTTAATTACTTATTTAAGTGGTGATCATTATACCGACCATCAGCATTTCGATAAAGGGCATTTTCTTATTTACAAAAATGGCGCGTTAGTGGTGGATGGCGGTGGTTATTCCAAGATGTATAGTGATAGCTGGTCTAATTACTCTATCCGGACCTTGGCGCATAATAATGTTCTCGTTTATGATCCTAAGGAGTTTCCAGGCAAGGAAGTAAATAAAACCGAAATTCACCTCGATGGTGGGCAGCGAATAATCAGGGGAGCGCAAGCCCTTACAAGCTGGAAAGAATTTAATGAAAAGGCAGGTGCACTCGGGTTGCATACGGCGAGCGTACTGGCCTTTGATGCCGATAAGGGATTGAACCGTTATAATTATGTAAAAAGCAACTTAACAAACGCGTATGGCGAAAAGGTAACGTGGATGGACCGGCAATTATTTTATCTGCCACAAGCCGACTTTCTGGTGGTGAAAGACCGTGTAATCACACCCCGGCCGCTGGATAATTATTGGTTACTGCACTTTGAAGAACGACCTACCATCGACGGAAAAATACCGGAAGCAGGTGTAAAGGATTACCAGAATGCCTCCATAGTTCATTCGCAGCGCACCGGAACGTTATCTCTGGAAGGCCAGCCTGTGCCATATTCCGGTAGTTTGTTCGTTAAAACCTTAACGCCCAATAAAAGAACCATTTCTTTAATTGGAGGGCCGGGCTATGAATATTATAACCGTTTTTCAAAAAAGAATTTTACACCCGAAAAACCATTCCTCCAAAATCGGGAGTCGGGTAACTGGCGCATGGAAGTAAGCCCGGAAAAACCCAGAACCGGCACAGCTTTTTTGCATGCTTTCCAGATCTCGGATTCCAGTAAAAAAGAGATGATTGCCACCGAATACCTGCGGACCCAGGATGGCAAACTGGAAGGGGCGTTTTTCCGGTCAGAACAAAATTCTTATTTGGTAATGTTTAGCAGCAGCCTCGATGCCAAAGGCCATGAGCATCAAACAGTAAATTTTCCTCTGAAATATAAAGTAAAGGCAAAAACACCGGTAAATCATGTACTTGCTGAATTAACGCCAAATAGAAAAGTAAAGGTTATTATAAACAACAAAAACAAAGGCACTTTTCAAACTTCCTCAGCAGGCGTTTTATATTTTAACGATGAATCCGATGGGGTAAGAAGAATTCAGATATTGGCAGATTAATATAAGGTTAGGTTTGGGGTAATTCGTGGCAGATAATTAAAAAAGTAGAATCTCTCATATAATAGAAGACTTTTCTTTATTGATAAAAGGTCTTTGTCATTATGAATAATCAAGCAGATATTCTTCAAGGGATAAACTTTTGAGGAATCTGGTGCTCTGAATAAATTAGTTTTTATTGCCGCCACTTAGATGGCTTAACGCAAATTTTAAAATTTAATTTATTTAGCTCTAATAACTTGCTTTACGGATTTAGTTAAATGGCAATTTTGGTTTTATAGCTTCCTGTATGGTTATTAAAAAAAAATATGATGTGGTAGTCGTTGGCGAGCTGAATGTGGATCTAATTGCCAATGGACTCCCCAAATTTCCGGAGGTCGGAAAAGAAATTATTGCTAATCAATTCGTCACCACCCTGGGTAGTAGTTCCGCCATTTTCGCCAACAATCTGAGTGCCTTTGGAACGAAGGTAACCTTTACAGGTAAAGTTGGAAATGACAATTACGGGGATTTTATCGTTGCCTCTTTACAGGCGAGAAGGGTAGATGTAAGTAATATTATTCGGACCGGCAAACAAGATACCGGCGTTACCATAGTTCTTAATTATGATGAAGACCGGGCTATGGTAACGTACCAGGGAGCTATGGCAGCATTTACCTTAGGAGATATTCCGGATAGTGTATTAGAACAGGCCAGGCACCTCCACTTAAGTTCTATTTTTCTGCAAGAAGGGCTGAAAAAAGATATCGTGTCACTTTTTAAAAAAGCAAAGAGACTGGGGCTTACCACTTCCCTTGATCCGCAGTGGGATCCGTCGGAAAAATGGGATATCGATTGGGAAAACCTTTTAGGCTACGTTGATATTTTTATGCCAAACCAGGCCGAACTAAAGGCCATAACAAATACCACAACAATACTGGCAGCAGTTGATGCTCTCCGAAGTTTTTTCAATATACTAGTGGTGAAAAATGGAAGGGAAGGAGCGGTTGTTTGGACTGGAAGTGATTCCATTCATCAGCCGGCATTTTTTAACAACTCAGTCGTTGATAGTATCGGGGCAGGAGATAGTTTTAATGCGGGCTTTATTCATGCGTTTCTGCAGGGGGGAGGTTTAAAGGAATGTATGGAGTTTGGTGCCCTTATGGGAGCGATAAATACAACCAGTTCGGGGGGGACTATGGCATTTGAAAATATGAGCAGGGTAAAAGAAATCGCGAAGTCTTCTTTTGATTATACTCTGTAAGGTGTAGGTTGCTGGTTAGTTTTAAGTTGGCTGTTTCGCATTTTTAAATTTTTTAATTATAACTACCTGTAAATAAGTTTGGTGGTGAAGACACCACCAAGGGCGAAGTTTTTC
Proteins encoded in this region:
- a CDS encoding SIS domain-containing protein, which translates into the protein MQHLGLDFRTLNEKGAFHTAKEIAQQPEIWLSVWEMIYKNSSAINKFLDKVLPKTKRIILTGAGTSAFIGRSLSGVFQRNTKIITDAISTTDLVSDPKDYLDPDTPLLMISFARSGNSPESIAAVVLADTLCNTCFHLIITCNSDGELARNGRADEERRHVITLPSEANDKSLAMTSSYTGMLLAGILISQMQNVEANKTTVDILSNYGRKIINDYSADFRMIAAKDFKRAVFLGSGPLQGTATESHLKLQELTDGRIICKDDSFLGFRHGPKAVVDNTTLVVYIFSSDSYVLKYEIDMVASMKKGNRPLLEIGIMEKHIPELNLDYTFCYSEDNQSLPKEFLSVCSVLPAQLLAFFKSFQLGLRPDSPSETGAISRVVEEFPIYELTDNHF
- a CDS encoding carbohydrate kinase family protein, encoding MVVVGELNVDLIANGLPKFPEVGKEIIANQFVTTLGSSSAIFANNLSAFGTKVTFTGKVGNDNYGDFIVASLQARRVDVSNIIRTGKQDTGVTIVLNYDEDRAMVTYQGAMAAFTLGDIPDSVLEQARHLHLSSIFLQEGLKKDIVSLFKKAKRLGLTTSLDPQWDPSEKWDIDWENLLGYVDIFMPNQAELKAITNTTTILAAVDALRSFFNILVVKNGREGAVVWTGSDSIHQPAFFNNSVVDSIGAGDSFNAGFIHAFLQGGGLKECMEFGALMGAINTTSSGGTMAFENMSRVKEIAKSSFDYTL
- a CDS encoding beta-N-acetylhexosaminidase, whose protein sequence is MLLNRNRNIWFTLFCAVILLSYNGQRAFAAIDKNIGSVVQVNDSLSFISPLRLRGFSLLPAPQQVELGAKNIVVDGSWSVDSKVSIEDIAVRRLLEGASELHGLNFAKKGGKKITLAVKPGTVKATSDPALNDQGYLLGITADKIEITGNSPTGLFYGVQSLLQLLRRDPAGRLIAPEAVIRDWPAVQLRFVHWDTKHHQKRMETMKRLIDWHAFFKVNMVALEIEDKYEFPRHPIIGAPGAYTKAELQELTRYALERHIQIVPNIQAPAHMAHVLKHKEFEHLKAEPESNYQACMCDDEAINLIFDMYQDMIDATPGVDYFLASTDEVYYAGICAKCKRPYNPENRSLAWAEFAVKAHDWLAKRNRRMIAWVEYPLLPQDISRLPSDIINGIMGEDKEFLDNQRKIGMRQLAYSSIQGGEPLFSDYSRYPAYVSTVRNGIKAGANPIGSFAAAWDDSGLHEEVFHLGWATITQYAWNPYGPAYEQTMADFLDVFYGANSPDIASAYKLLNEGAQFFRRGWDEVTSTERPSSYGNSFGKGIGTERMDDFLRLPEIPLDKNLKSNTKYTTDHSKIIAQAEELEVKNDELINKLARYMTQIDRNRYSLEVYLSIAYLERYFIKTVLAFRDAERTFERAQAASAAGKHEEAVGFLIEASNKIGALDNWSKGMWENVTEVWEKSRYEKNPDINGRKFVHVQDDVKDHFADRRKGLDYMIAPFQRTNLPGWQNKLNERIKQYAAANKVPVKGLAEKRLED
- a CDS encoding dihydrodipicolinate synthase family protein: MATNTLKSEIKALLHEGTVIPAHPLALNAARQLDEQRQRGLTRYYMAAGAGGIAVGVHSTQFEIRDPEVNLYETVLKLAAEEIAEAQLTRPFIKVAGIVGPTAQATEEAEIAVKYGYDLGLLSMGGLQNWTEDEILDRVKAVADVIPIFGFYLQPSVGGRIFTYDFWYKFAQIPNVQAIKVAAFNRYQTLDVVRAVCYSPRRDEIALYTGNDDNIIADLLTTYRFEVDGIIRQKEFVGGLLGHWAVWTKKAVELLTAVKNVKQAGDASIFSELLTRNIEVTDMNAAIFDPAHGFHGCIPGIHEVLRRQGLLEGRWCLNPEEELSPGQMEEINRVCAAYPHLVDDAFVRDLLEREMLAK
- a CDS encoding glucosamine-6-phosphate deaminase, which encodes MNNESIIDALKVDISATRSELGFKAAKMVASKIIELLSQQQLVNIIFAAAPSQNEFLEELSKNDAIAWERINAFHMDEYVGLQEDAPQRFGNFLKIRLFGKVPFRSVNYLNGLAENIQEECARYTALLESNPTDIVCMGIGENAHIAFNDPHVADFNDPHLVKIVDLDEACRQQQVNDGCFTTLNEVPTYALTLTVPALMRAKYAFCIVPGPTKAQAIHNTLQSDIQELYPSTILRKHPEAILFIDKESSGLL
- a CDS encoding heparinase II/III domain-containing protein, which codes for MDTREMVALTPHATTILNSNIFTDPRGDVKISNLRPRLFVRADEDKTGVGLTISELRLRSEDSTYKDWINYTGGINGWESLPAMAMQYLLKGDKKIAQSVGEYIANTPYNFGEHTSAAAMVYNSAIAFDWVRMALPKEMASKICARLVEGAEHLKGGVVTPSINHNYTFVSMYGVAMAAMAIHGESDAYDQKAAEYLSLLNQLLLDDHMLFATLKAKQGTWGEGNHYTPFVVFYPMLMTLNGLSTATSRDYFSIIRENYDDFLVPMSKFIIANFRPDFTMERIGDVTTRVVPHKSFLRPFIDLMALKINDQTLQGQIHSFSKQLSVYYGADLVSDPYHWMMLVNYNAKIPDKPAYTTLPTAMRLGENSYEHIMFRSDWSENGTLITYLSGDHYTDHQHFDKGHFLIYKNGALVVDGGGYSKMYSDSWSNYSIRTLAHNNVLVYDPKEFPGKEVNKTEIHLDGGQRIIRGAQALTSWKEFNEKAGALGLHTASVLAFDADKGLNRYNYVKSNLTNAYGEKVTWMDRQLFYLPQADFLVVKDRVITPRPLDNYWLLHFEERPTIDGKIPEAGVKDYQNASIVHSQRTGTLSLEGQPVPYSGSLFVKTLTPNKRTISLIGGPGYEYYNRFSKKNFTPEKPFLQNRESGNWRMEVSPEKPRTGTAFLHAFQISDSSKKEMIATEYLRTQDGKLEGAFFRSEQNSYLVMFSSSLDAKGHEHQTVNFPLKYKVKAKTPVNHVLAELTPNRKVKVIINNKNKGTFQTSSAGVLYFNDESDGVRRIQILAD